TGATACATCACCTATATATGTAGTATGTAATGGTGATGAGGGAGATCCTGGAGCATTTATGGATAGAAGTATAATGGAGGGAGATCCTAACAGTGTTATAGAAGGTATGACATTGTGTGCTTATGCAGTAGGAGGTACAAATGGATTTGCTTATATAAGAGATGAATATGGACTTGCTGTAGAAAATATGCAGAAAGCTATTAATAAAGCAAAAGAGAAAAATTTATTAGGTAATAACATATTGGGAACTGACTTTTCCTTCGATATACAGATAGTAAGAGGTGGAGGAGCTTTTGTATGTGGTGAGTCTACTGCACTTATGTCATCTATAGAAGGTATGGTAGGAGAACCTAGAGCTAAATATATACACACTACAGAAAAAGGATTGTGGGGACAACCTACTGTTTTAAATAATGTAGAAACTTGGGCTAATGTACCTATAATAATTGAAAAAGGTGGAGATTGGTATCATTCTATAGGAACTATGAAGGATAGTAAAGGAACAAAAGTATTCTCATTAGTTGGAAAAGTTAAGAATACTGGACTTGTAGAAGTACCTATGGGAACTACTCTTAGAGAAATAATATATGATATTGGCGGTGGAGTATTAAATGACAGAAAGTTTAAAGCAGTTCAAATAGGTGGACCTTCAGGAGGATGTTTACCATCTGAATATTTAGATTTGCCAGTAGATTATGATACTTTGGTTAAAGCAGATTCCATGATGGGTTCCGGCGGAATGATCGTAATGGATGATAGAACCTGTATGGTAGATGTAACTAGATATTACTTGAGTTTTTTAGCTGAAGAATCTTGTGGAAAGTGTGTACCTTGTAGAGAAGGCGTAAAGAGAATGCTTGAAATACTCACTGATATATGCAATGGTGATGGAAAAGAAGGAGATATAGAAGAACTTCTTGAAATATGTTCCATGACGAGTAAGGCATCTCTGTGTAGTCTTGGTAAGAGTGCTCCAAATCCAGTAAAAGCAGCTATAAGATATTTTAGAGATGAATTTGAAGAACATATAAAGAATAAGAGATGTAGAGCAGGAGTTTGTAAG
The genomic region above belongs to Clostridium sp. AWRP and contains:
- a CDS encoding NADH-ubiquinone oxidoreductase-F iron-sulfur binding region domain-containing protein, which gives rise to MSDKKTVNICCGTGCLAKGSMEVYEEMKAQVAKLGANAEVNVTLKATGCDGLCEKGPVLKIYPDDIAYFKVKVEDVEDVVKKTLMNGEIIEKLLYFETATKQRLRNHKESEFCKRQYKIALRNVGEIDPISLEDYVERGGYKALKKAISSMKPEDVLEEITKSGLRGRGGAGFPTGRKWKTAADIDTSPIYVVCNGDEGDPGAFMDRSIMEGDPNSVIEGMTLCAYAVGGTNGFAYIRDEYGLAVENMQKAINKAKEKNLLGNNILGTDFSFDIQIVRGGGAFVCGESTALMSSIEGMVGEPRAKYIHTTEKGLWGQPTVLNNVETWANVPIIIEKGGDWYHSIGTMKDSKGTKVFSLVGKVKNTGLVEVPMGTTLREIIYDIGGGVLNDRKFKAVQIGGPSGGCLPSEYLDLPVDYDTLVKADSMMGSGGMIVMDDRTCMVDVTRYYLSFLAEESCGKCVPCREGVKRMLEILTDICNGDGKEGDIEELLEICSMTSKASLCSLGKSAPNPVKAAIRYFRDEFEEHIKNKRCRAGVCKKLTTFGIDADKCKGCDMCKKNCPADCITGEIKKPHSIDADKCLRCGNCMNICKFDAVKVL